A portion of the Stegostoma tigrinum isolate sSteTig4 chromosome 18, sSteTig4.hap1, whole genome shotgun sequence genome contains these proteins:
- the gpr37a gene encoding prosaposin receptor GPR37 encodes MRCCVLALAFCALSPANPSGVPLESPGAGERGSAGLAAPGSRGSDGSVPVLSQGAASGQQGGQMRVQTTRSKRGATGLDAAGQPRGSSEKAGRAGRGPNSTGELQDGQQQELVVPLFLNSSADRSSTGPRALGFLNGSSGSGADSAPALLPVQAPGRRRQLKNPFYPVTEDSYGAYAVMCLSIVIFVIGIMANLSIMCIVCHNYYMRSISNSLLANLAFWDFIIIFFCLPLVIFHELTKKWLLGDVSCKVIPYLEVASLGVTTFTLCALCIDRFRAATNVQMYYEMIENCSSTTAKLAVIWVGAMLLALPEIALRQLVTEEVAASDVTADRCVVKISPKLPDTLYVLALTYDSAKMWWYFGCYFCLPTLFTIGSSIVTARKIRKAEKSCARGNKRQIQLEGQMNCTVVALTILYGFCIIPENICNIVTAYMVTGVSQQTVDLLQLISQFLLFFKSCVTPVVLFCLCKPFSRAFLDCCCCCCEECGPKSSTVASDDNDNEFTTELELSPFSTIRREMSTYTSVATHC; translated from the exons ATGCGCTGTTGTGTTCTCGCCCTCGCGTTCTGTGCCCTGTCCCCTGCAAATCCAAGTGGAGTGCCGCTGGAGAGCCCCGGGGCTGGGGAGAGGGGCTCAGCAGGGCTTGCTGCACCAGGCTCTCGGGGGAGTGATGGGAGCGTCCCGGTGCTGTCCCAGGGAGCTGCTTCTGGGCAACAGGGAGGCCAAATGCGGGTGCAGACAACAAGGTCCAAAAGGGGAGCCACTGGCCTGGATGCAGCTGGCCAACCCAGAGGGAGCAGTGAGAAGGCAGGCAGGGCTGGACGTGGTCCCAACTCCACTGGAGAGCTGCAGGACGGACAGCAGCAGGAATTAGTCGTGCCCCTCTTTCTCAACAGCTCGGCAGATCGTTCCAGCACAGGCCCTAGAGCTTTAGGCTTCCTCAACGGTTCGAGTGGCTCTGGTGCGGACAGTGCTCCAGCTCTGCTCCCTGTCCAAGCCCCAGGCAGGAGGCGCCAACTGAAGAACCCTTTCTACCCTGTGACTGAGGACTCCTATGGGGCTTATGCTGTTATGTGCCTGTCTATTGTCATCTTTGTGATTGGCatcatggccaatctgtccatCATGTGCATTGTCTGCCACAACTATTACATGAGGAGTATCTCCAACTCGCTCCTGGCCAACCTGGCTTTCTGGGACTTCATCATCATCTTTTTCTGCCTGCCTCTGGTCATATTTCATGAGCTGACTAAAAAGTGGCTGCTTGGAGATGTTTCCTGCAAGGTGATCCCTTACCTTGAG GTTGCTTCCCTCGGTGTCACCACTTTCACCTTGTGTGCACTGTGCATTGACAGATTCAGGGCAGCCACCAATGTTCAGATGTACTACGAGATGATTGAGAACTGCTCATCAACAACGGCCAAATTGGCTGTCATCTGGGTGGGTGCCATGTTACTGGCGCTCCCTGAGATTGCTCTTCGGCAGTTGGTTACTGAGGAGGTGGCGGCCTCAGATGTGACTGCAGACCGCTGCGTTGTGAAGATATCTCCAAAGTTACCAGACACGCTGTACGTGCTGGCACTAACTTACGACAGTGCCAAGATGTGGTGGTATTTTGGTTGCTATTTCTGTTTGCCCACCCTCTTCACAATCGGCAGCTCCATTGTGACGGCTCGAAAAATCAGAAAAGCAGAGAAGTCCTGTGCCAGAGGGAATAAACGTCAGATTCAGTTGGAAGGCCAGATGAACTGCACAGTGGTGGCCTTGACCATTCTCTATGGATTCTGTATCATCCCTGAAAACATTTGCAATATAGTAACTGCCTACATGGTTACTGGGGTCTCCCAGCAAACAGTGGATCTGCTGCAGCTCATCAGTCAGTTCCTTCTGTTTTTCAAGTCTTGTGTGACCCCAGTGGTCCTCTTCTGCCTGTGCAAGCCATTCAGCCGTGCGTTTTtggactgctgctgctgctgttgtgaGGAATGCGGGCCAAAGTCATCCACGGTCGCTAGCGACGACAATGACAATGAATTTACCACTGAACTTGAGCTGTCTCCATTCAGCACAATACGGCGAGAAATGTCCACCTATACCTCAGTGGCAACGCACTGCTAA